The Campylobacter sp. CN_NE2 genome contains a region encoding:
- a CDS encoding phosphate/phosphite/phosphonate ABC transporter substrate-binding protein — protein sequence MQTIKLGAVIYAPQVTVIWGIIADFFKENGLNLEPVFFKDYKMQVDALLKGEIDIAWNSPLAYLDAFLRSKGSVLNSAMRDTDNDRKSYLVTTKEIANLSDLKGKKIGFGAYDSPQARLIPINHLHLNGLEFGSDYEEVRFDIGVGLHGDHVGGELDAFKALEKGEVSASWMLDMNYERWASDGTLDKDKFVILDETALFDHCIFNARSDFDKNLLNEFEKVLFLMDYNNPKHKEMMDLEGLKKWVSGRTKGFVQITQANEYLSFFGY from the coding sequence ATGCAAACAATAAAACTAGGAGCCGTCATCTACGCACCACAAGTTACTGTTATTTGGGGCATTATCGCTGATTTTTTCAAAGAAAACGGACTAAATTTAGAGCCTGTTTTCTTTAAAGATTATAAAATGCAAGTCGATGCACTTTTAAAAGGCGAAATCGACATTGCGTGGAATTCGCCATTAGCCTACTTAGACGCATTTTTGCGAAGCAAAGGAAGCGTTTTAAACTCAGCCATGAGAGATACCGATAACGATAGAAAATCTTATCTAGTAACGACAAAAGAGATTGCAAATTTAAGCGATTTAAAGGGCAAAAAAATCGGCTTTGGAGCTTATGATTCGCCACAAGCAAGGCTAATTCCGATAAATCACTTGCATTTAAACGGACTTGAATTTGGTAGTGATTATGAAGAAGTTCGATTTGACATCGGCGTGGGACTACATGGCGATCATGTCGGTGGCGAGCTAGACGCCTTTAAAGCGCTCGAAAAAGGCGAAGTATCGGCTTCATGGATGCTTGATATGAACTATGAGCGTTGGGCAAGTGATGGCACTTTGGATAAAGATAAATTTGTCATTTTAGATGAAACGGCACTATTTGACCACTGCATTTTCAACGCTAGAAGCGATTTTGATAAAAATTTGCTAAATGAATTTGAAAAAGTGCTATTTTTAATGGATTATAACAATCCAAAACACAAAGAGATGATGGATTTAGAAGGTCTTAAAAAGTGGGTCAGTGGTCGCACAAAAGGCTTTGTTCAAATCACTCAGGCAAATGAGTATCTAAGCTTTTTTGGATATTAA
- a CDS encoding acyl-CoA dehydrogenase family protein — MSEIYKKAREFAKKHIDPFVVANDENKAFAVETFKEIANEGYFSLVIPKEYGGAGLGIEEHAEICMAFAESSASVGLCYMMSNVALFCLNKYGSDELKKEVFKSIVEEKKFAALAYSELGSGTHFYMPDTTASFEADTTTLNGLKSMVTSGGYASFYLVLARGKDGIDNWCIPLGTQGLEFLSNSWNGLGMRANVSCQMKMDNLKLNNKFRIGSPDTGMEQVFNGIAPLFVCGLAAVYSGVCKAILNEAISHSTTRKYGDDKPLCAIETVQIHLAKIYAKTNAAVLGTKEAAKAIANGEEEAFAKLLSARIFASESAIELANIGMRIGGGKAYNKFGNMERYLRDSLASQIMAPSVDVLTIWLGKAITGQEI; from the coding sequence ATGTCAGAAATCTACAAAAAGGCAAGAGAATTTGCCAAAAAACACATTGATCCGTTCGTAGTTGCAAATGACGAAAATAAGGCATTTGCGGTTGAAACCTTTAAAGAAATAGCAAATGAAGGATATTTTTCGTTAGTTATCCCAAAAGAGTATGGCGGGGCTGGACTTGGCATAGAAGAACACGCTGAAATTTGTATGGCGTTTGCCGAAAGTTCGGCTAGTGTCGGGCTTTGTTATATGATGAGCAATGTTGCGTTATTTTGCTTAAACAAATATGGTAGCGACGAGCTTAAAAAAGAGGTTTTCAAATCTATCGTAGAAGAGAAAAAATTCGCCGCCCTTGCATATAGCGAGCTTGGAAGTGGAACACACTTTTATATGCCTGATACGACAGCTAGTTTTGAAGCCGATACTACCACGCTAAATGGCTTAAAAAGCATGGTTACAAGTGGCGGATACGCAAGTTTTTATCTTGTTTTAGCCCGCGGCAAAGACGGCATCGATAACTGGTGCATTCCGCTTGGAACGCAAGGCTTGGAGTTTTTAAGCAACAGCTGGAACGGGCTTGGCATGAGAGCAAATGTATCTTGCCAGATGAAAATGGACAATCTAAAACTAAATAATAAATTTCGCATAGGTAGTCCAGATACTGGTATGGAGCAGGTTTTTAACGGCATTGCACCACTTTTTGTATGTGGTTTGGCAGCCGTTTATAGCGGTGTTTGTAAGGCGATTTTAAATGAAGCTATTTCGCATTCTACAACGCGAAAATATGGCGATGATAAACCACTTTGTGCGATTGAAACAGTCCAAATTCACCTAGCAAAAATTTATGCTAAAACAAATGCAGCAGTTCTTGGCACAAAAGAAGCTGCAAAAGCCATCGCAAATGGCGAAGAAGAAGCGTTTGCTAAGCTTCTAAGTGCAAGAATTTTTGCAAGTGAAAGTGCGATAGAACTAGCAAATATCGGTATGCGAATTGGCGGCGGAAAGGCGTATAATAAATTTGGAAATATGGAGCGATATTTGCGTGATAGCCTAGCAAGTCAGATTATGGCGCCAAGCGTCGATGTGCTTACTATATGGCTAGGAAAAGCAATCACAGGTCAAGAGATATAG
- the metG gene encoding methionine--tRNA ligase codes for MEKRFVTTPIYYVNDVPHIGHAYTTIICDCMARFYRLQGHETFFLTGTDEHGQKIEEAAKMRDKTPQAYADEISAKFRNLWDEFEISYDKFIRTTDDYHKKTVQNAFEIMHKNGDIYKGEYEGFYCVSCESFFPETQLIDGEYCPDCGKKTRIVKEESYFFKLSKYEDKLLKWYENSEKCVLPNGKKNEVISFVKNGLKDLSITRTSFDWGIKLPNSLNEPKHVMYVWLDALLNYVSALGYTINGEKMDFWGNTLHVVGKDILRFHAVYWPAFLMSLDLPLPKHIAAHGWWTRDGKKMSKSLGNVVNPKEVADAYGLEQFRYFLLREVPFGQDGDFSQKAIISRINSELANDLGNLLNRIIGMSSKYSNFVINSKDTAKFFTDELNETKIYLQNAINSLEEVATNRYLEELFRALTLANTAIAKYEPWNLMKNGNEEKANALVALVANILAKVAILLSPAMPKTAVKIGEALGFEINSQNYERLILKDEIFDFKASAVAPLFAKVETELMAKPNYETANSQNTANLANKPETKCENSQISIDDFKKCVIKVGTILECDSVDGSEKLLKFKIDLGEENPRQIMSGIAKYYNPKDLIGKQVCVLANLKPRKVFGNMSEGMILSAEDGALTLLGTHGVVKNGAVVG; via the coding sequence ATGGAAAAAAGATTTGTTACAACACCGATTTATTATGTCAATGATGTCCCGCACATAGGACATGCTTATACTACGATTATTTGCGATTGTATGGCGAGATTTTATCGTTTGCAAGGGCATGAAACATTTTTTTTAACAGGCACGGACGAACACGGACAAAAAATCGAAGAAGCCGCTAAAATGCGAGATAAAACGCCACAAGCTTACGCCGATGAAATCAGTGCAAAATTCAGAAATCTTTGGGACGAATTTGAAATAAGTTACGATAAATTTATTCGCACAACAGATGATTATCACAAAAAAACAGTTCAAAATGCTTTTGAGATAATGCACAAAAACGGCGATATTTACAAAGGCGAGTATGAAGGCTTTTACTGCGTTAGCTGTGAGAGTTTTTTCCCAGAAACGCAGTTAATCGACGGCGAATACTGCCCTGATTGTGGTAAAAAAACGCGAATTGTCAAAGAAGAAAGCTATTTTTTCAAACTCTCAAAATATGAAGACAAACTGCTAAAATGGTATGAAAACAGCGAAAAATGCGTTCTTCCTAACGGCAAAAAAAATGAAGTTATTAGCTTTGTCAAAAACGGCTTAAAAGATCTCTCCATTACCCGCACGAGTTTTGACTGGGGGATTAAGCTTCCAAATTCGCTAAATGAACCAAAACATGTAATGTATGTTTGGCTTGATGCCCTGCTTAACTATGTCTCAGCCCTTGGTTACACCATAAACGGCGAAAAAATGGACTTTTGGGGCAACACGCTTCATGTTGTCGGCAAGGACATTTTGCGATTTCATGCTGTGTATTGGCCTGCGTTTTTGATGAGTTTGGATCTGCCACTTCCAAAACACATAGCAGCACACGGCTGGTGGACAAGAGACGGCAAAAAAATGAGTAAAAGCTTAGGCAATGTAGTAAATCCAAAAGAAGTGGCTGACGCTTACGGATTGGAGCAGTTTCGATACTTTTTGCTACGCGAAGTGCCGTTTGGGCAAGATGGCGATTTCTCGCAAAAAGCGATAATCTCTCGCATAAATTCAGAACTCGCAAATGATTTGGGAAATTTGCTAAATCGCATTATCGGCATGAGTAGCAAATACTCAAATTTTGTGATAAATTCAAAAGATACTGCAAAATTCTTTACAGATGAGTTAAATGAAACGAAAATTTACTTGCAAAATGCCATAAATTCGCTTGAAGAAGTTGCAACAAATCGCTATTTAGAAGAGCTTTTTAGAGCTCTTACTTTGGCAAATACAGCCATCGCAAAATACGAACCATGGAATTTGATGAAAAACGGCAACGAAGAAAAAGCAAACGCTCTTGTTGCGCTTGTGGCAAATATTTTAGCCAAAGTTGCTATTTTGCTAAGTCCTGCAATGCCAAAAACTGCCGTTAAAATCGGCGAAGCACTAGGTTTTGAGATAAATTCGCAAAACTATGAAAGACTTATTTTAAAAGATGAAATTTTTGATTTTAAAGCTAGTGCCGTTGCACCGCTTTTTGCAAAAGTTGAAACCGAACTTATGGCTAAGCCAAATTATGAAACCGCAAATTCGCAAAATACGGCAAATTTGGCAAATAAACCTGAAACAAAATGCGAAAATTCGCAAATTTCAATCGATGATTTTAAAAAATGTGTTATCAAAGTCGGCACGATTTTAGAGTGCGATAGCGTCGATGGTAGCGAAAAACTTTTGAAATTTAAAATAGATCTTGGCGAAGAAAATCCACGCCAAATAATGAGCGGAATCGCCAAATACTACAATCCAAAAGATTTAATCGGCAAACAAGTTTGCGTTTTGGCAAATTTAAAACCACGAAAAGTTTTTGGAAATATGAGCGAAGGTATGATTTTAAGCGCGGAAGATGGCGCACTGACGCTTCTTGGCACTCACGGCGTGGTTAAAAACGGCGCAGTTGTAGGGTAA
- a CDS encoding class 1 fructose-bisphosphatase — translation MQEIFKTIENIAKKISNELKFAEFGYTQNQNSTGDTQLKFDVLSDKIIEDEFKNSNLVKALVSEEKDEMLTINEKGEFIVAYDPLDGSSLFDVNFAIGSIFGIYKNEISSKNLVAAAYTLYGPRLEMVVCESSPKLYRLNPQGEFVFINELKLKEKGKLNATGATQKGWSEKHKKLVNSLFDEGYRLRYSGAMVSDLHQILIKGGGLFSYPATTDAPNGKLRVTFEVLPFAFIYEKAGGATTNGTSNSLFEIKIEKIHQTSPCFFGSKYEIAKLHEIYGK, via the coding sequence ATGCAAGAAATTTTTAAAACAATAGAAAATATCGCCAAGAAAATCAGCAACGAGCTTAAATTTGCCGAATTTGGCTACACGCAAAATCAAAACTCAACAGGCGACACACAGCTTAAATTCGATGTTTTAAGCGATAAAATCATAGAAGATGAATTTAAAAATTCGAACCTTGTTAAAGCTTTGGTGAGCGAAGAAAAAGATGAAATGCTAACAATCAACGAAAAAGGCGAATTTATCGTAGCTTACGATCCGCTTGACGGGTCAAGCCTTTTTGATGTGAATTTTGCTATCGGCTCAATTTTTGGAATTTACAAAAATGAAATTTCTAGCAAAAATTTAGTCGCTGCTGCTTACACACTTTATGGACCACGCCTTGAAATGGTAGTTTGCGAAAGCTCACCTAAACTTTATCGCTTAAATCCGCAAGGTGAATTTGTTTTTATAAATGAATTAAAATTGAAAGAAAAAGGCAAACTAAACGCAACGGGAGCCACGCAAAAAGGTTGGAGCGAAAAACACAAAAAGCTTGTAAATTCGCTTTTTGACGAGGGTTATCGTCTTAGGTATAGCGGCGCTATGGTTAGCGACCTGCACCAAATTCTCATCAAAGGCGGCGGACTTTTTAGCTACCCGGCGACAACTGACGCACCAAACGGAAAGCTTCGCGTTACATTTGAAGTTTTGCCTTTTGCATTTATTTACGAAAAAGCAGGTGGCGCCACAACTAACGGCACTTCAAATTCGCTTTTTGAGATAAAAATCGAAAAAATTCATCAAACCAGCCCATGCTTTTTTGGCTCAAAATATGAAATAGCCAAACTTCACGAAATTTACGGAAAATAA
- the mobB gene encoding molybdopterin-guanine dinucleotide biosynthesis protein B has product MKRVAIAFSGPSNNGKTTLICKVAKKFIDDGLKVVIVKHDPKDKAKFDTEGKDSFKFSALGADVVVASPTRTTFFSQNKMQIEQIIKMVDEFDILIVEGLKTLPLPRISLFLDKIDESYLPFSNAIASNLGDEKMSKFNLPFFDINDTNGVCEWILQNAKKV; this is encoded by the coding sequence AACGAGTTGCTATTGCGTTTAGCGGTCCGTCAAATAACGGCAAAACTACGCTTATTTGTAAGGTTGCGAAAAAATTTATTGATGACGGATTAAAGGTTGTGATTGTAAAACATGATCCAAAAGACAAGGCTAAATTTGACACCGAAGGCAAAGATAGCTTCAAATTTAGCGCTCTTGGAGCCGATGTCGTCGTGGCAAGTCCCACAAGAACGACATTTTTTTCGCAAAATAAAATGCAAATCGAGCAAATCATCAAAATGGTTGATGAGTTTGATATTTTGATTGTCGAAGGGCTAAAAACACTTCCGCTTCCGCGAATTAGCCTATTTTTGGATAAAATCGATGAAAGCTATCTGCCGTTTTCAAATGCGATTGCTTCAAATTTAGGCGATGAAAAAATGTCTAAATTTAATCTTCCGTTTTTTGATATTAACGACACAAACGGCGTTTGCGAGTGGATTTTGCAAAATGCAAAAAAAGTTTAA